A single region of the Arthrobacter sp. zg-Y20 genome encodes:
- the nusB gene encoding transcription antitermination factor NusB — protein sequence MSARSKARTRALEVLFEAEQRSVSAFDAIRARREQTDQTINPYTMDLVEGVVAMQEQIDEFLSTYSQGWTLERMPSVDRIILRLGAWELLYNDEIPDKVAISEAVELAKTLSTDESPAFINGLLGRLQELKPSLLA from the coding sequence GTGAGCGCACGCAGTAAAGCACGGACCCGCGCACTGGAGGTCCTCTTCGAAGCCGAACAGCGTTCGGTTTCAGCCTTTGATGCCATCAGGGCCCGCCGCGAACAGACCGACCAGACGATCAACCCCTACACCATGGATTTGGTGGAAGGCGTGGTTGCGATGCAGGAACAGATTGACGAGTTCCTGAGCACGTATTCGCAGGGCTGGACGCTTGAACGCATGCCTTCGGTGGACCGCATCATCCTCCGCCTGGGCGCCTGGGAACTTCTCTACAACGACGAGATTCCGGACAAGGTCGCCATCAGCGAAGCCGTGGAACTGGCGAAAACGCTCTCCACGGACGAGTCCCCGGCCTTCATCAACGGCCTGCTGGGCCGGCTGCAGGAATTGAAGCCTTCGCTCCTGGCCTAG
- a CDS encoding dihydroorotase, with amino-acid sequence MSTTGTYLIRGASVLGTEQADICIENGTITAVGPGLDADGAEVLEAHGLIALPGMVDLHTHLREPGREDAETVETGSRAAALGGFTAVHAMANSMPVADTAGVVEQVLSLGERAGWVDVRPVGAVTVGLAGERLAELGAMADSRARVRVFSDDGKCVSDPVLMRRALEYVKAFDGVVAQHAQEPRLTESAQMNEGEVSAVLGLAGWPAVAEEAIIARDVLLAKHTGSRLHVCHLSTAGSVEIIRWAKAQGISVTAEVTPHHLLLTDELVRSYDPVYKVNPPLRTAADVQAVRRGLADGTIDIVGTDHAPHPSEHKECEWEQAAMGMTGLETALSVVQHTMIDTGLMDWAGFARVTSSTPARIGNVSTQGRPLAAGEPAHVILVNPTARRTVDPHKMASKGRNSPFAGLELPGVVEAVFYAGHPTVLAGRLNTPHPAAAKES; translated from the coding sequence ATGAGCACCACCGGCACCTACCTGATCCGCGGCGCCTCGGTGCTCGGCACGGAGCAGGCGGATATCTGCATCGAAAACGGCACCATCACCGCCGTCGGCCCCGGCCTGGACGCCGACGGCGCCGAGGTTCTCGAGGCACACGGCCTGATCGCCCTGCCGGGCATGGTGGACCTGCATACCCACCTGCGCGAGCCCGGCCGCGAAGACGCCGAGACCGTGGAAACGGGCAGCCGCGCCGCGGCCCTGGGCGGATTCACCGCCGTGCACGCCATGGCCAACAGCATGCCTGTCGCGGACACCGCCGGTGTGGTGGAACAGGTCCTGAGCCTGGGCGAACGCGCCGGCTGGGTGGACGTGCGCCCGGTAGGAGCCGTAACCGTGGGCCTGGCCGGGGAACGGCTGGCCGAGCTGGGTGCCATGGCCGATTCCCGTGCCCGGGTGCGGGTGTTTTCCGACGACGGCAAATGCGTCTCGGATCCGGTGCTGATGCGCCGGGCGCTGGAATACGTCAAGGCCTTTGACGGAGTGGTGGCGCAGCACGCGCAGGAACCCCGGCTCACCGAAAGCGCCCAGATGAACGAGGGCGAGGTGAGTGCCGTCCTGGGCCTGGCCGGCTGGCCCGCCGTCGCCGAGGAAGCCATCATTGCCCGCGATGTCCTGCTGGCGAAACACACCGGGTCCCGGCTGCATGTCTGCCACCTGTCCACCGCCGGATCCGTGGAAATCATCCGCTGGGCCAAGGCGCAGGGCATCAGCGTCACTGCAGAGGTCACCCCGCACCACCTGCTGCTGACCGATGAGCTGGTGCGCAGCTACGATCCGGTCTACAAGGTCAACCCGCCGCTGCGCACTGCCGCGGACGTGCAGGCAGTCCGCCGCGGACTGGCTGACGGCACCATCGACATTGTGGGCACCGACCATGCCCCGCATCCCAGTGAGCACAAGGAATGCGAATGGGAGCAGGCGGCCATGGGCATGACCGGCCTGGAAACCGCGCTGTCCGTAGTGCAGCACACCATGATCGACACCGGGTTGATGGACTGGGCCGGCTTTGCCCGCGTCACGTCCTCCACACCTGCCCGGATCGGGAATGTCTCCACGCAGGGCCGTCCCCTCGCCGCCGGTGAACCGGCCCATGTCATATTGGTGAACCCAACTGCGCGCCGGACCGTTGACCCTCATAAGATGGCAAGCAAGGGACGCAACAGTCCGTTTGCCGGACTGGAACTGCCCGGCGTGGTCGAGGCGGTTTTCTACGCCGGCCACCCTACGGTCCTGGCCGGCAGGCTGAACACGCCCCACCCCGCTGCCGCAAAGGAATCTTGA
- a CDS encoding aspartate carbamoyltransferase catalytic subunit produces the protein MRHLLSTLDLSRDDALAILDTAEQMAAVGEREVKKLPALRGRTVVNLFFEDSTRTRISFEAAAKRLSADVINFSAKGSSVSKGESLKDTAQTLAAIGADAVVIRHGSSGAPARLANSGWIDAAVLNAGDGTHEHPTQALLDAFTMRRHWARLHGTPSAGTDLAGMKVLIAGDVLHSRVARSDLWLLRTLGAEVTLVAPPTLLPFGVGAWPCTVSYDLDEALESRPDAVMMLRVQGERMDSAFFPSVREYSRRWGLDDVRLDRLDALGLTDTIIMHPGPMNRGLEISARAADSPRSTVLDQVSNGVSVRMAALYLLLSGEGSHARTAQEHSL, from the coding sequence ATGAGGCATCTGCTCTCCACACTGGACCTCAGCCGGGATGATGCCCTGGCAATCCTGGACACGGCGGAGCAGATGGCGGCAGTGGGGGAGCGGGAAGTCAAAAAGCTTCCCGCCCTGCGCGGCCGCACCGTGGTGAACCTTTTCTTCGAAGATTCCACCCGCACCCGGATTTCCTTCGAAGCAGCCGCCAAGCGGCTCTCCGCCGACGTCATCAATTTCTCCGCTAAGGGCTCCTCGGTGTCCAAGGGGGAATCGCTGAAGGACACTGCCCAGACACTGGCGGCCATTGGCGCCGACGCCGTGGTGATCCGCCACGGTTCCTCCGGGGCGCCGGCCAGGCTGGCCAACTCCGGCTGGATCGACGCCGCCGTCCTGAACGCTGGAGACGGCACGCACGAACATCCCACCCAGGCCCTGCTCGATGCCTTCACCATGCGCCGGCACTGGGCGCGGCTGCACGGAACCCCGTCCGCCGGTACCGACCTGGCCGGCATGAAGGTGCTCATCGCCGGAGACGTGCTGCATTCCCGGGTGGCGCGGTCGGACCTCTGGCTGCTGCGCACCCTGGGCGCGGAAGTCACCCTGGTGGCACCTCCCACCCTGCTGCCCTTCGGCGTCGGCGCCTGGCCGTGCACGGTCAGTTACGACCTGGACGAGGCGCTGGAAAGCCGGCCCGACGCGGTGATGATGCTGCGCGTACAGGGCGAGCGGATGGACTCGGCGTTCTTCCCATCCGTCCGCGAATACTCCCGCCGCTGGGGCCTGGACGACGTCCGGCTGGACCGGCTGGACGCTCTCGGCCTGACGGACACCATCATCATGCACCCCGGCCCCATGAACCGCGGGCTGGAAATCTCCGCCCGGGCAGCGGACTCGCCGCGCTCCACCGTCCTGGACCAGGTCAGTAACGGCGTATCCGTACGGATGGCCGCCCTTTACCTGCTGCTCTCCGGTGAGGGCAGCCACGCACGCACAGCACAGGAGCATTCGCTATGA
- the carB gene encoding carbamoyl-phosphate synthase large subunit, with the protein MPRRTDLKSVLVIGSGPIVIGQAAEFDYSGTQALRVLKEEGLRVILVNSNPATIMTDPEFADATYVEPITPEVVEKIIAKERPDAILPTLGGQTALNTAIALDKNGVLEKYNVELIGANIAAIELGEDREKFKGVVERCGAESADSIIVHSMDEAFAAAEKLGYPMVVRPSFTMGGLGSGLAYNAEDLRRIAGAGIQYSPTSEVLLEESILGWKEYELEMMRDKNDNVVVVCSIENFDPVGVHTGDSITVAPAMTLTDREYQKLRNIAIAVIREVGVDTGGCNIQFAIEPDTGRVVVIEMNPRVSRSSALASKATGFAIAKIATKLSLGYTLDEIPNDITKKTPASFEPTLDYVVVKVPRFAFEKFPAADPTLTTTMKSVGEAMAIGRNFTEALQKALRSLEQKGATLSFDPVDAADVPALVEAAKRPTTARLQQVQQALLGGASIEELFEATGIDPWYLDQLALINETAEQIRATPSVNEDILRLAKRHGFSDEQIGTLTNTPEAVVRGVRHALNVRPVYKTVDTCAAEFAAYTPYHYSSYDEEDEVAEHAKPSIIILGSGPNRIGQGIEFDYSCVHATMALREAGHETVMINCNPETVSTDYDISDRLYFEPLTLEDVLEVIAAEQRTGGVLGVFVQLGGQTPLKLAQALADAGVPILGTSPEAIDLAEHRGAFQRVLDQGGLTAPKNGTAVSFEDAKKVADEIGYPVLVRPSYVLGGRGMEIVYDEENLSRYITNATEITPDHPVLVDRFLEDAIEIDVDALFDGTDLYVGGIMEHIEEAGIHSGDSACVLPPITLGTDVIARVREATRAIAAGVGVRGLINIQFALASDVLYVIEANPRASRTVPFVSKATGVQLAKAAALIGTGVTIAELRAAGKLTADGDGSTLPLDAPVAVKEAVLPFSRFRTPEGTVVDSLLGPEMRSTGEVMGIDKYFDTAFAKSQAAANSALPTAGKVFVSVANRDKRSIIMPVKLMSDLGFEILSTGGTADVLRRNGITATVVRKVAEGTGPNGEGTVVDLITAGEINLVVNTPSGGQARGDGYEIRAAATSIGCPVVTTVSEFGAAVQAIEAMRSYEWDVTSLQEHAARLKAAAGA; encoded by the coding sequence ATGCCCCGCAGAACCGACCTTAAATCCGTCCTGGTCATCGGCTCCGGCCCGATCGTCATCGGCCAGGCCGCGGAATTCGACTACTCTGGCACGCAGGCATTGCGCGTCCTGAAGGAGGAAGGCCTGCGGGTCATCCTCGTGAACTCCAACCCGGCCACCATCATGACGGACCCGGAGTTCGCCGACGCCACCTACGTGGAACCGATCACCCCCGAGGTGGTCGAAAAGATCATCGCCAAGGAACGCCCCGACGCGATCCTGCCCACCCTGGGCGGGCAGACCGCCCTGAACACCGCCATCGCGCTGGATAAGAACGGCGTGCTGGAGAAATACAACGTGGAACTCATCGGCGCCAACATCGCCGCCATCGAACTGGGCGAGGACCGCGAAAAGTTCAAGGGCGTCGTCGAACGCTGCGGCGCCGAATCAGCTGATTCCATCATTGTGCACAGCATGGACGAGGCCTTCGCCGCAGCGGAAAAGCTCGGGTACCCGATGGTGGTCCGGCCCTCCTTCACCATGGGCGGGCTGGGTTCCGGCCTGGCCTACAACGCGGAGGACCTGCGCCGCATCGCCGGCGCCGGCATCCAGTACAGCCCGACCTCCGAGGTATTGCTCGAAGAGAGCATCCTCGGCTGGAAGGAATACGAGCTGGAAATGATGCGCGACAAGAACGACAACGTGGTGGTCGTCTGCTCCATCGAGAACTTCGATCCCGTGGGCGTGCACACCGGCGACTCCATCACCGTGGCCCCGGCCATGACCCTGACCGACCGCGAATACCAGAAGCTGCGCAACATCGCCATCGCCGTCATCCGGGAGGTGGGGGTGGACACCGGCGGCTGCAACATCCAGTTCGCCATCGAACCGGATACCGGCCGCGTGGTGGTCATCGAAATGAACCCGCGTGTATCGCGCTCCTCCGCGCTGGCGTCCAAGGCCACCGGTTTCGCCATCGCCAAGATCGCCACCAAGCTCTCCCTGGGCTACACCCTGGATGAGATCCCCAACGACATCACGAAGAAAACCCCGGCGTCCTTCGAACCGACCCTGGACTACGTGGTCGTGAAGGTTCCGCGGTTCGCGTTCGAGAAGTTCCCGGCCGCCGATCCCACCCTGACCACCACCATGAAGTCGGTGGGCGAGGCCATGGCCATTGGCCGCAACTTCACCGAAGCCCTGCAGAAGGCGCTGCGTTCCCTGGAGCAGAAGGGCGCCACGCTGTCCTTCGATCCGGTGGACGCCGCCGACGTCCCGGCCCTGGTCGAAGCAGCCAAGCGGCCCACCACCGCGCGGCTGCAGCAGGTCCAGCAGGCCCTGCTGGGCGGCGCTTCCATTGAAGAGCTCTTCGAAGCCACCGGCATCGATCCCTGGTACCTGGACCAGCTGGCCCTGATCAACGAGACGGCCGAGCAGATCCGCGCCACGCCGTCGGTCAACGAGGACATCCTGCGCCTGGCCAAGCGGCACGGCTTCTCCGATGAGCAGATCGGAACGCTGACCAACACCCCGGAGGCCGTTGTCCGCGGCGTCCGGCATGCCCTGAACGTGCGCCCGGTCTACAAGACCGTGGACACCTGCGCCGCCGAGTTCGCCGCCTACACCCCGTACCACTACTCCTCCTACGACGAGGAGGACGAGGTGGCCGAACACGCCAAGCCGTCCATCATTATCCTGGGCTCCGGGCCCAACCGGATCGGGCAGGGCATCGAGTTCGACTACTCCTGCGTGCACGCGACCATGGCGCTGCGCGAAGCCGGCCACGAGACGGTCATGATCAACTGCAATCCCGAAACCGTCTCCACCGACTACGACATCTCCGACCGGCTCTACTTCGAGCCGCTCACCCTGGAAGACGTCCTGGAGGTGATCGCTGCCGAGCAGCGCACCGGCGGCGTACTGGGCGTGTTCGTCCAGCTTGGCGGGCAGACCCCGCTGAAGCTGGCGCAGGCGCTGGCCGACGCCGGTGTCCCCATCCTGGGCACCTCGCCCGAGGCAATCGACCTGGCGGAACACCGCGGTGCCTTCCAGCGGGTCCTGGACCAGGGCGGACTGACCGCACCGAAGAACGGTACCGCCGTCTCCTTTGAGGACGCGAAGAAGGTTGCGGACGAAATCGGTTACCCGGTGCTGGTCCGGCCTTCCTATGTGCTGGGCGGCCGGGGCATGGAAATCGTGTACGACGAGGAAAACCTGTCCCGCTACATCACCAACGCCACCGAAATCACGCCGGACCACCCGGTGCTGGTGGACCGGTTCCTCGAGGACGCGATCGAGATCGACGTGGACGCCCTCTTCGACGGCACCGACCTGTACGTGGGCGGGATCATGGAGCACATCGAGGAAGCCGGCATCCATTCCGGCGACTCCGCCTGCGTGCTGCCGCCCATCACCCTGGGCACCGACGTCATCGCCCGGGTCCGCGAAGCCACCCGGGCCATCGCCGCCGGCGTGGGCGTGCGCGGCCTGATCAACATCCAGTTCGCGCTGGCTTCCGACGTCCTGTACGTCATCGAAGCCAACCCGCGGGCCTCCCGCACGGTCCCGTTCGTCTCCAAGGCCACCGGAGTGCAGCTGGCCAAGGCCGCCGCCCTGATCGGCACCGGCGTCACCATCGCTGAACTGCGGGCCGCCGGAAAGCTGACCGCCGACGGCGACGGCTCCACCCTGCCGCTGGACGCCCCGGTGGCCGTGAAGGAAGCAGTGCTGCCCTTCAGCCGGTTCCGCACGCCCGAGGGCACTGTGGTGGATTCCCTGCTCGGCCCGGAAATGCGGTCCACCGGCGAGGTCATGGGCATCGACAAATACTTCGACACGGCCTTCGCCAAGTCCCAGGCCGCAGCCAACAGCGCCCTGCCCACCGCCGGCAAGGTGTTTGTATCCGTGGCCAACCGGGACAAGCGCTCAATCATCATGCCGGTGAAGCTGATGAGCGACCTCGGCTTCGAAATCCTCTCCACCGGCGGCACCGCCGATGTACTGCGCCGCAACGGCATCACCGCCACCGTGGTGCGGAAGGTTGCCGAGGGGACCGGCCCCAACGGGGAAGGCACCGTCGTCGACCTCATCACCGCAGGTGAGATCAACCTGGTGGTGAACACTCCCTCCGGCGGCCAGGCCCGCGGCGACGGTTACGAGATCCGTGCCGCTGCCACCTCCATCGGCTGCCCGGTGGTCACCACGGTGTCCGAGTTCGGCGCAGCGGTGCAGGCCATTGAGGCGATGCGCTCCTATGAATGGGATGTCACCTCGCTGCAGGAGCATGCCGCCCGCCTGAAGGCCGCCGCAGGTGCCTGA
- the pyrR gene encoding bifunctional pyr operon transcriptional regulator/uracil phosphoribosyltransferase PyrR: MDNHTVPVPSRTVLSSADIDRALTRIAHEILEANKGPEDLVLMGIPRRGYPLAQRLAAKIAAASPGVDPAAITGQLDVTMFRDDLSRRPTRPPYATREPASGIDDKVVVLVDDVLYSGRTIRSALDALVDLGRPRIVRLAVLVDRGHRELPIRADHVGKNLPTSSREQVRVRLTESDTAVSGAPAVDEVVIEGTA; this comes from the coding sequence ATGGACAATCATACTGTCCCGGTACCCAGCCGTACCGTTCTGTCTTCAGCTGACATAGACCGCGCGCTGACGCGCATTGCCCACGAAATCCTCGAGGCCAACAAGGGCCCTGAAGACCTTGTCCTGATGGGCATTCCCCGCCGCGGATACCCGCTGGCCCAGCGCCTGGCAGCAAAGATTGCCGCAGCATCCCCGGGAGTGGACCCGGCGGCCATTACCGGCCAGCTGGACGTGACCATGTTCCGGGACGATCTTTCCCGCCGCCCCACCCGGCCGCCGTATGCCACCCGCGAACCGGCCAGCGGCATCGACGACAAGGTGGTTGTCCTGGTGGACGACGTGCTCTATTCGGGCCGCACCATCCGCTCCGCCCTTGACGCCTTGGTGGACCTCGGCAGGCCCCGGATTGTCCGGCTGGCCGTGCTCGTTGACCGCGGGCACCGGGAACTGCCCATTCGCGCGGACCATGTGGGCAAGAACCTGCCCACCTCGTCGCGGGAGCAGGTCCGTGTCCGGCTGACCGAGTCGGATACTGCGGTATCCGGCGCTCCCGCCGTCGACGAAGTGGTTATCGAGGGCACTGCATGA
- the carA gene encoding glutamine-hydrolyzing carbamoyl-phosphate synthase small subunit — protein MLEDGRTFRGRAYGAQGTALGEAVFATGMTGYQETITDPSYARQLVVQTAPHIGNTGVNADDAESRRIWVAGYIVRDAARRPSSWRSESTLHEQLAEQGVVGISGVDTRAVTRHLRERGAMKAGIFSGDDAGRPDAELLAEVRAQQGMEGARLAEEVSVDETYLIDPADHGWTGEPIATVAAVDLGIKSMTPVRLAERGVRTYVLPAASTFEDISALKADGVFMSNGPGDPATADAQVDLLREVLDSGTPFFGICFGNQILGRALGFGTYKLRYGHRGINQPVLDRRTGKVEITSQNHGFAVDAPLDGPVTAPESRYGRVEVSHVSLNDNVVEGLACLDIPAFSVQYHPEAAAGPHDSAYLFDRFVELMASSKNKESI, from the coding sequence ATGCTCGAGGACGGGCGCACCTTCCGCGGACGGGCCTACGGCGCGCAGGGCACTGCCCTGGGCGAAGCGGTTTTCGCCACCGGCATGACCGGCTACCAGGAAACCATCACCGATCCCTCCTACGCCCGGCAGCTGGTGGTCCAGACGGCCCCGCATATCGGCAACACCGGGGTCAACGCCGACGACGCCGAGTCCCGCCGCATCTGGGTGGCCGGCTACATTGTGCGCGACGCCGCCCGCCGCCCCTCCAGCTGGCGCTCCGAATCCACTCTCCACGAGCAGCTCGCGGAGCAGGGCGTAGTGGGAATCTCCGGTGTGGACACCCGCGCCGTGACCCGGCACCTGCGCGAACGCGGAGCCATGAAGGCCGGGATCTTTTCCGGGGACGACGCCGGCCGTCCGGATGCCGAATTGCTCGCCGAGGTCCGTGCCCAGCAGGGCATGGAAGGCGCGCGTCTGGCCGAAGAAGTCAGCGTGGATGAAACCTACCTGATCGACCCGGCGGACCACGGCTGGACGGGCGAACCCATTGCCACGGTGGCCGCCGTCGACCTGGGCATCAAGTCGATGACCCCGGTCCGCCTGGCCGAGCGCGGCGTTCGGACCTACGTACTGCCCGCCGCTTCCACCTTTGAAGACATCTCGGCGCTGAAGGCCGACGGCGTGTTCATGTCCAACGGCCCCGGCGACCCGGCCACCGCCGACGCCCAGGTGGACCTGCTGCGCGAGGTGCTCGATTCCGGCACCCCGTTCTTTGGCATCTGCTTCGGCAACCAGATCCTTGGCCGCGCACTGGGCTTCGGCACCTACAAGCTGCGCTACGGCCACCGCGGCATCAACCAGCCGGTGCTGGACCGGCGCACCGGCAAGGTGGAAATCACCAGCCAGAACCACGGCTTCGCCGTCGACGCCCCGCTGGACGGGCCCGTCACTGCACCGGAGTCCCGCTACGGCCGGGTGGAGGTCAGCCACGTGTCCCTGAATGACAACGTGGTCGAAGGCCTCGCCTGCCTGGACATCCCCGCTTTCTCCGTCCAGTACCACCCCGAAGCCGCCGCCGGCCCGCACGACTCCGCTTACCTTTTTGACCGTTTCGTGGAGCTCATGGCCTCCAGTAAGAACAAGGAGAGCATCTAA
- a CDS encoding PrsW family intramembrane metalloprotease has product MSAPGFQPAPQQYPGPPGYAPAYGPAPVQPFWVPPAPRRDKGLAATIVLTVLSAAALAWVGMGLIDRFGSPAFVICGILALIPLGICFLGIWWVDRWEPEPRSALLFSFLWGAGVSVVIALLLGPYFTLALLDILPYTSAEILGLVLEAPVVEETAKGLGILILLLARRRIFDGPVDGIVFAASVAAGFAFTENILYFGTAMVGSDWGAADLGFTFVLRGLLSPFAHVLFTACTGLALGLAASRAGRGWILPAFILGLIPAILGHMLWNGGPTFFFEDNFFVFYFLLQVPLFALAVTGVWMLRRKEQRLTLRRLDEYAMAGWFTPAEVRMLATGNGRRQAMSWARLNGSAGTMKEFIRRSTRLALTRQQIAVGRDVAANQEYEATLLAEVTGIRAAMLAGARV; this is encoded by the coding sequence ATGAGCGCACCCGGTTTCCAACCCGCCCCACAGCAGTACCCCGGGCCTCCCGGGTACGCCCCTGCCTACGGCCCGGCCCCGGTGCAGCCCTTCTGGGTACCTCCGGCACCCCGCCGCGACAAAGGCCTGGCAGCCACCATTGTGCTGACGGTCCTGTCCGCGGCGGCGCTGGCGTGGGTCGGCATGGGGCTGATCGACCGTTTCGGTTCTCCGGCCTTCGTGATCTGCGGCATCCTGGCGCTGATACCGCTGGGCATTTGCTTCCTCGGCATCTGGTGGGTGGACCGCTGGGAACCGGAACCGCGCAGCGCCCTGCTGTTTTCCTTCCTCTGGGGCGCCGGCGTATCGGTGGTGATCGCCCTGCTGCTCGGCCCGTATTTCACTCTCGCCCTGCTGGACATCCTGCCCTACACCTCTGCCGAAATCCTCGGACTTGTTCTCGAGGCACCGGTGGTTGAGGAAACAGCGAAGGGTCTGGGCATCCTGATCCTGCTGCTGGCCCGCCGCCGGATTTTCGACGGTCCCGTGGACGGGATCGTCTTCGCAGCGTCTGTGGCTGCGGGTTTCGCCTTTACGGAGAACATCCTCTATTTCGGTACGGCCATGGTCGGTTCCGACTGGGGCGCCGCGGACCTGGGCTTCACCTTTGTGCTGCGCGGACTGCTGTCCCCCTTCGCGCACGTGCTCTTCACTGCCTGCACCGGCCTGGCCCTCGGCCTTGCCGCGAGCCGGGCCGGCCGCGGCTGGATTCTGCCGGCCTTCATCCTCGGCCTGATTCCGGCGATCCTGGGCCACATGCTGTGGAACGGCGGCCCGACGTTCTTCTTCGAGGACAACTTCTTTGTGTTCTACTTCCTGCTGCAGGTCCCGCTGTTTGCCCTGGCGGTCACCGGCGTGTGGATGCTGCGCCGCAAGGAGCAGCGGCTCACGCTGCGGCGCCTGGACGAATATGCCATGGCCGGGTGGTTCACACCGGCAGAAGTGCGCATGCTCGCCACCGGCAACGGGCGCCGTCAGGCCATGAGCTGGGCCAGGCTCAACGGCTCAGCGGGCACCATGAAGGAGTTCATCCGCCGCTCCACCCGGCTGGCCCTGACCCGGCAGCAGATTGCCGTAGGCCGCGACGTCGCAGCCAACCAGGAGTACGAGGCCACCCTGCTGGCCGAAGTGACCGGCATCCGTGCCGCCATGCTGGCGGGCGCGCGGGTCTAG